Proteins from a single region of Candidatus Woesearchaeota archaeon:
- a CDS encoding HAD-IB family phosphatase, whose amino-acid sequence MSIACIIPAYNEESTIVSVLTKVQKVRTIDEIIVVDDGSTDRTYEYAQSTGVKVFRHKINKGKGAAIKTGVEHSKGDIILFLDADLSCLSVKKITSILHPLENDEADFVKTSFNRARGRVTELVVKPLFRVIFPFIDFKQPLSGQFALRRELIKELKIDDKWGVDIQILLQLVKKGVRISEVDIGKLIHKKQPIENLTIMSEQVIKTVLSELGIIANKHKLVIFDFDKTLITESSIEIVAKELGFENKLKTLRKKHQDGKILDRDITIALSKHMKGKSKEDLEIICEKLKLNDNIIRVVERLKKRQYQIGIVSLAFSPIVNCIAKKIGIKEDNIICSVLLLDKKGRYTGEISAKTKHNSTCCDRIICKEDAAKELMKKLEVKPEECIAVGDGKSDECLFRACGLALAYKPKFPIGDIKITNLAEILIYAE is encoded by the coding sequence ATGAGCATCGCCTGTATTATTCCAGCATATAATGAAGAATCCACCATCGTAAGTGTTCTTACAAAAGTTCAAAAAGTACGAACCATAGATGAGATCATTGTTGTCGATGATGGTTCTACAGATAGAACATATGAATACGCACAATCAACTGGGGTGAAAGTGTTTAGACATAAAATAAACAAAGGCAAGGGTGCAGCTATCAAAACAGGAGTAGAACATAGTAAAGGAGATATCATTTTATTTTTAGATGCTGATCTTTCTTGTCTTTCTGTTAAGAAGATTACATCCATCTTACATCCGTTAGAAAATGATGAAGCTGATTTTGTTAAGACTTCATTTAATCGAGCAAGAGGTAGAGTCACCGAACTAGTAGTAAAACCATTATTTAGAGTAATATTCCCATTTATTGATTTTAAACAGCCTTTAAGTGGCCAGTTTGCCCTGAGAAGAGAACTAATTAAAGAATTAAAGATTGATGATAAATGGGGAGTAGATATTCAAATACTACTCCAGCTAGTAAAGAAAGGAGTAAGAATATCTGAGGTAGATATTGGAAAGCTCATTCATAAAAAACAGCCTATTGAAAATTTAACGATTATGTCAGAACAGGTTATCAAAACGGTCCTATCTGAGTTGGGGATTATCGCAAATAAACATAAATTGGTTATCTTTGATTTTGACAAGACACTGATTACAGAAAGTAGCATCGAAATTGTAGCAAAAGAACTAGGTTTCGAAAATAAATTGAAAACACTACGCAAAAAGCACCAAGATGGAAAAATATTAGATCGAGACATTACTATCGCCCTTTCTAAGCATATGAAAGGAAAATCAAAAGAAGATCTTGAAATAATTTGTGAAAAGCTAAAATTAAATGACAATATAATCAGAGTAGTTGAAAGACTTAAGAAGAGGCAGTACCAGATAGGAATAGTTTCTTTAGCTTTTTCTCCCATAGTTAATTGTATAGCAAAAAAAATAGGGATTAAAGAAGATAATATCATTTGTTCAGTTCTGCTATTAGATAAAAAAGGAAGATACACAGGGGAGATCTCGGCAAAAACAAAACACAATTCAACGTGCTGCGATAGGATCATTTGTAAAGAAGACGCCGCCAAAGAACTTATGAAAAAATTGGAAGTGAAACCAGAAGAATGTATCGCTGTGGGTGATGGAAAATCAGACGAATGTTTATTTAGAGCCTGTGGTCTTGCACTGGCATACAAACCAAAGTTCCCCATAGGAGATATTAAAATCACCAACCTCGCAGAAATATTAATTTATGCAGAATAG